In a single window of the Micromonospora inositola genome:
- a CDS encoding cold-shock protein, translated as MQGTVATYDASSRSGVLLLDDGTELAFPARAFDASGLRLLRLGQRVRIDVDAAGAVVRVTLPTMA; from the coding sequence ATGCAGGGCACGGTGGCCACCTACGACGCGTCGAGCCGGAGCGGGGTGCTGCTCCTCGACGACGGCACCGAGCTGGCCTTCCCGGCCCGCGCGTTCGACGCCTCCGGGCTGCGCCTGCTCCGACTCGGCCAGCGGGTACGCATCGACGTCGATGCGGCGGGCGCGGTGGTTCGGGTGACGTTGCCGACGATGGCCTGA
- a CDS encoding DinB family protein, with the protein MIDEFAKDYLHHELRGVREALVWKLDGLSEYDIRRPLTATGTNLLGLVKHKAYSEARYFGEVFGRPFPGPIPRWNDAGAWENEHWATEHETRADILGLYRSVCEHSDATINALPIDAPGHVPWWPRPDVKLFNVMVHILNDTTRHAGHADILREQLDGRTGTTAAYEEAIDAAAREAYCAKVEQAATAADPACAPDRCSD; encoded by the coding sequence ATGATCGATGAGTTCGCCAAGGATTACCTCCACCATGAACTGCGCGGTGTACGCGAGGCGCTGGTCTGGAAGCTTGACGGGCTCTCCGAATACGACATCCGCCGCCCCCTGACGGCGACGGGCACCAACCTCCTCGGGCTGGTCAAGCACAAGGCGTACTCGGAAGCCAGATACTTCGGCGAGGTCTTCGGCCGGCCGTTCCCCGGACCGATACCGCGGTGGAACGACGCGGGCGCCTGGGAGAACGAACACTGGGCCACTGAGCACGAAACGCGCGCGGATATCCTGGGTCTCTACCGGTCCGTCTGCGAACACTCGGATGCGACGATCAACGCCCTGCCCATCGACGCGCCTGGACACGTACCGTGGTGGCCAAGGCCAGACGTGAAGCTGTTCAACGTCATGGTCCACATTCTCAACGACACCACCCGGCATGCAGGACACGCCGACATCCTGCGCGAACAGTTGGACGGCAGGACCGGGACGACGGCCGCGTACGAGGAAGCGATCGACGCCGCTGCCCGCGAAGCCTACTGCGCGAAGGTCGAACAAGCCGCCACGGCTGCCGACCCCGCCTGCGCACCCGATCGCTGCAGCGACTGA
- a CDS encoding 3-methyladenine DNA glycosylase, producing the protein MTAALAPAAALDVAGWQARRRAHEQRVDAWLAPHLARRRTGEKHPVEDFLFTYYSHRPAQLRRWHPGAGVVLRDADPAEFGRDYRATAAGLTLDTDRVHARRAESIDWIRTLLAATAGRPAHLGCFGMHEWAMVYRQTQDEVRHNAWPLRLSPAATAAVVEERGVRCSHFDAYRFFTAPARPLNLLTPTREGQHALEQPGCLHANMDLYKHSYKLSPLVPSELVADCFELAREIRTLDMRASPYDLTALGYSPVRIETIEGRHEYVLAQRSFAERAAPLRSRLIAECDRLLAASDR; encoded by the coding sequence GTGACCGCCGCCCTCGCCCCCGCCGCCGCGCTCGACGTGGCCGGCTGGCAGGCCCGCCGGCGGGCGCACGAGCAGCGGGTGGACGCCTGGCTGGCGCCGCACCTGGCCCGCCGCCGCACCGGGGAGAAGCACCCGGTGGAGGACTTCCTCTTCACCTACTACTCCCACCGCCCCGCCCAGCTGCGCCGCTGGCACCCGGGCGCCGGCGTGGTGCTGCGCGACGCGGACCCGGCCGAGTTCGGCCGGGACTACCGGGCCACCGCCGCCGGCCTCACCCTCGACACCGATCGGGTACACGCGCGACGCGCCGAGTCGATCGACTGGATCCGGACGCTGCTCGCGGCGACCGCCGGCCGCCCGGCGCACCTCGGCTGCTTCGGCATGCACGAGTGGGCGATGGTCTACCGGCAGACCCAGGACGAGGTACGCCACAACGCCTGGCCGCTGCGGCTGAGCCCGGCCGCGACCGCCGCCGTGGTCGAGGAGCGGGGCGTGCGGTGCAGCCACTTCGACGCGTACCGGTTCTTCACCGCGCCGGCCCGGCCGCTGAACCTGCTCACCCCGACCCGGGAGGGCCAGCACGCGTTGGAGCAGCCGGGCTGCCTGCACGCCAACATGGACCTCTACAAGCATTCCTACAAGCTCTCGCCCCTGGTCCCCTCGGAACTCGTAGCCGACTGCTTCGAGCTGGCGAGAGAGATCCGGACCCTGGACATGCGCGCCTCTCCGTACGACCTCACCGCACTGGGCTACTCGCCCGTCAGAATCGAAACCATCGAGGGCCGTCACGAGTATGTGCTGGCACAGCGGTCGTTCGCGGAACGGGCCGCACCCCTGCGTTCGCGCCTGATCGCGGAATGCGACCGGCTCCTAGCCGCCTCGGACAGATAG
- a CDS encoding HU family DNA-binding protein — MNKAELIEALAVRLGDRKTATAALDAVLAEVQGAVTKGEKVAITGFGAFEKRVRGARTARNPRTGEAVKVKKTSVPTFRPGAGFKEMVASGKVPKATAAARKTAAAAAKTTGAKATGAKATAAKKTTTAAAARKTAAAKATKTTAATKKAAPAKKTTAAKKTTAAKKTAPAKKAAPAKKITAAKKTTAAKSAAAKKAPAKKAPAKKAAARR, encoded by the coding sequence GTGAACAAGGCCGAGCTCATCGAGGCGCTCGCCGTTCGCCTGGGGGACCGGAAGACGGCGACGGCCGCGCTCGACGCGGTCCTCGCTGAGGTCCAGGGAGCGGTCACCAAGGGCGAGAAGGTGGCGATCACCGGATTCGGAGCGTTCGAAAAGCGCGTCCGGGGCGCCCGAACAGCGCGCAACCCGCGGACCGGCGAGGCGGTGAAGGTCAAGAAGACGTCGGTCCCGACCTTCCGCCCGGGCGCCGGTTTCAAGGAGATGGTGGCCAGCGGCAAGGTGCCGAAGGCCACGGCCGCCGCCAGGAAGACCGCCGCGGCCGCCGCCAAGACCACCGGCGCGAAGGCGACCGGGGCCAAGGCGACCGCGGCCAAGAAGACCACCACGGCCGCCGCCGCCAGGAAGACCGCCGCGGCGAAGGCCACCAAGACCACCGCGGCCACCAAGAAGGCCGCCCCGGCGAAGAAGACCACCGCAGCGAAGAAGACCACGGCGGCCAAGAAGACCGCCCCCGCCAAGAAGGCCGCCCCGGCCAAGAAGATCACGGCCGCCAAGAAGACCACCGCCGCCAAGAGCGCGGCGGCCAAGAAGGCGCCCGCGAAGAAGGCTCCGGCCAAGAAGGCGGCTGCCCGGCGCTGA
- the leuC gene encoding 3-isopropylmalate dehydratase large subunit, protein MVGVTQPRTLAEKVWDAHVVRSVEGEPDLLFIDLHLLHEVTSPQAFDGLRLAGRRVRRTDLTIATEDHNTPTGYADPTFRDRRGDLLTIADPTSRTQIETLRRNCAEFGVRLHPLGDENQGIVHVIGPQLGLTQPGMTIVCGDSHTATHGAFGALAFGIGTSEVEHVLATQTLPQTRPKTMAVNVTGQLAPGVTAKDLVLALITQVGTGGGRGHIVEYRGEAIRNLSMEGRMTIANMSIEWGAKAGMIAPDETTFAYLKGRPNAPQGADWDAAVDYWRTLPTDEGAAFDAEVTLDASRITPFVTWGTNPGQGAPLGSAVPDPEEFVAESERAAARRALEYMDLKPGTALRDLAVDVVFVGSCTNGRLEDLRAAADVLRGHRIAEGVRMLVVPGSAAVREAAEAEGLDKVFSDAGAEWRFAGCSMCLGMNPDTLSPGQRSASTSNRNFEGRQGRGGRTHLVSPPVAAATAVVGRLAAPADL, encoded by the coding sequence ATGGTGGGAGTCACTCAACCGAGGACCCTGGCCGAGAAGGTCTGGGACGCGCACGTGGTGCGGTCCGTCGAGGGCGAGCCGGATCTGCTCTTCATCGACCTGCACCTGCTGCACGAGGTCACCAGCCCGCAGGCGTTCGACGGGCTGCGCCTGGCCGGTCGCCGGGTCCGCCGTACCGACCTGACGATCGCGACCGAGGACCACAACACCCCGACCGGGTACGCCGACCCGACGTTCCGCGATCGGCGCGGCGACCTGCTCACCATCGCGGATCCCACCTCCCGCACCCAGATCGAGACGCTGCGCCGCAACTGCGCCGAGTTCGGCGTACGGCTGCACCCGCTGGGCGACGAGAACCAGGGCATCGTGCACGTCATCGGCCCGCAGCTCGGCCTCACCCAGCCCGGCATGACGATCGTCTGCGGCGACTCGCACACCGCCACCCACGGCGCGTTCGGCGCGCTCGCCTTCGGCATCGGCACCAGCGAGGTGGAGCACGTGCTGGCCACCCAGACGCTGCCGCAGACTCGGCCGAAGACGATGGCGGTGAACGTCACCGGCCAGCTCGCCCCGGGCGTCACCGCCAAGGACCTGGTGCTCGCGCTGATCACCCAGGTGGGCACCGGCGGCGGGCGGGGCCACATCGTGGAGTACCGGGGCGAGGCGATCCGGAACCTCTCCATGGAGGGGCGGATGACGATCGCCAACATGTCCATCGAGTGGGGCGCCAAGGCCGGCATGATCGCGCCGGACGAGACCACCTTCGCGTACCTGAAGGGGCGGCCCAACGCGCCCCAGGGCGCGGACTGGGACGCGGCGGTCGACTACTGGCGGACGCTGCCCACCGACGAGGGGGCGGCCTTCGACGCCGAGGTGACCCTGGACGCCAGCCGGATCACCCCGTTCGTCACCTGGGGCACCAACCCCGGGCAGGGGGCGCCGCTCGGCTCGGCCGTGCCGGACCCGGAGGAGTTCGTCGCCGAGTCCGAGCGGGCCGCCGCCCGCCGGGCCCTGGAGTACATGGACCTCAAGCCGGGCACCGCGCTGCGCGACCTGGCGGTCGACGTGGTCTTCGTGGGCTCCTGCACGAACGGCCGGCTGGAGGATCTGCGCGCCGCTGCCGACGTGCTGCGCGGACACCGGATCGCCGAGGGCGTACGGATGCTGGTGGTCCCGGGTTCGGCCGCGGTGCGGGAGGCGGCCGAGGCGGAGGGGCTGGACAAGGTCTTCAGCGACGCCGGCGCCGAGTGGCGCTTCGCGGGCTGCTCCATGTGCCTCGGGATGAACCCGGACACCCTGTCGCCGGGCCAGCGCTCGGCCTCCACCTCCAACCGCAACTTCGAGGGCCGCCAGGGCCGGGGCGGGCGTACCCACCTGGTGTCCCCGCCGGTCGCCGCCGCCACCGCCGTGGTCGGCCGGCTGGCCGCCCCCGCCGACCTCTAG
- the leuD gene encoding 3-isopropylmalate dehydratase small subunit, with the protein MDKFTTHTGTAVPLHRSNVDTDQIIPAVYLKRVTRTGFADGLFNAWREDPAFVLNDPAHSGASILIAGPEFGTGSSREHAVWALRDWGFRAVISPRFGDIFRGNALKEGLLPVELELKAVEELWDLVESDPTTPVTVDLTARQVRAGDATWAFPLDDHSRWRLMEGLDDIGLTLRHVAEISAFEASRPSFLPSVA; encoded by the coding sequence ATGGACAAGTTCACCACCCACACCGGCACCGCCGTGCCGCTGCACCGTTCCAACGTGGACACCGACCAGATCATCCCCGCGGTGTACCTCAAGCGGGTGACTCGGACCGGTTTCGCGGACGGGCTCTTCAACGCGTGGCGGGAGGACCCGGCATTCGTGCTCAACGATCCCGCCCATTCCGGCGCGTCGATTCTCATCGCCGGCCCCGAGTTCGGCACCGGCTCCTCGCGGGAGCACGCCGTCTGGGCGCTGCGGGACTGGGGCTTCCGCGCCGTGATCTCTCCCCGCTTCGGTGACATCTTCCGTGGCAACGCGCTCAAGGAAGGTCTCCTCCCGGTGGAGCTGGAATTGAAAGCCGTCGAGGAACTGTGGGATCTGGTGGAATCCGACCCGACCACCCCGGTGACCGTCGACCTCACCGCCCGTCAGGTCCGGGCCGGGGACGCCACCTGGGCGTTCCCGCTGGACGACCACAGCCGTTGGCGGCTGATGGAGGGCTTGGATGACATTGGACTCACCCTCCGGCACGTCGCCGAGATCAGCGCCTTCGAGGCGTCCCGGCCCTCGTTCCTGCCGTCGGTGGCATAG
- a CDS encoding GNAT family N-acetyltransferase: MPVAFSVKPTLIGERVLLRPFVDDDVAAFQAVLADPEVARLTGSPPGEGSDPGRLRAWYSSRNAQTDRLDLAVVDRATGACVGEVVLNEWDGPNRSCNFRTLIGPAGRDRGLGTEAVRLVVGYGFERLELHRISLEVFAFNPRARRVYEKVGFVAEGMLRQVLRDGGGWVDATVMSILAPEWAVHRGHPHS, encoded by the coding sequence GTGCCCGTCGCCTTCTCCGTCAAGCCCACCCTCATCGGGGAACGTGTGCTGTTGCGGCCGTTCGTCGACGACGACGTGGCCGCCTTCCAGGCGGTGCTGGCCGACCCCGAGGTGGCCCGGCTCACCGGCAGCCCACCGGGAGAGGGCTCCGATCCCGGGCGGCTGCGGGCCTGGTACAGCAGCCGCAACGCGCAGACCGACCGGCTCGACCTGGCGGTGGTCGACCGCGCCACCGGGGCCTGCGTCGGCGAGGTGGTCCTCAACGAGTGGGACGGACCCAACCGCAGCTGCAACTTCCGCACCCTGATCGGCCCGGCCGGGCGCGACCGCGGGCTCGGCACGGAGGCGGTCCGGCTCGTCGTCGGGTACGGCTTCGAACGGCTCGAGCTGCACCGGATCTCGCTGGAGGTGTTCGCCTTCAACCCGCGCGCCCGCCGCGTCTACGAGAAGGTCGGCTTCGTCGCGGAGGGCATGCTGCGGCAGGTGCTGCGCGACGGCGGCGGCTGGGTGGACGCCACCGTCATGTCGATCCTCGCCCCCGAGTGGGCGGTGCACCGCGGCCACCCGCACAGCTGA
- a CDS encoding fumarylacetoacetate hydrolase family protein, with protein sequence MRIARFAHAKGMSFGVVEGEPGVGPQGLTIAEIEGHPFGQVQFSGARWALSDVRLLSPILPSKVVCVGRNYAEHAAEHGSEVPKEPLLFLKPSTSVIGPRDAIRLPIFSKQVEHEAELAVVIGAPGARRADRAAAERAIFGYTCANDVTARDLQRSDGQWTRAKGFDSFCPIGPWITTGLDVSDLEIRCEVGRNPDEMEVRQLGRTKDMVFDVPALVSYISHVMTLLPGDVVLTGTPAGVSPLTEGDTVTVRIEGIGELTNPVVPVA encoded by the coding sequence GTGCGTATCGCTCGTTTTGCTCATGCCAAGGGAATGTCGTTCGGGGTCGTCGAGGGCGAGCCGGGGGTCGGGCCGCAGGGCCTGACCATCGCCGAGATCGAGGGGCACCCGTTCGGCCAGGTCCAGTTCTCCGGCGCCCGGTGGGCGCTCTCCGACGTCCGGCTGCTCTCGCCGATCCTGCCCAGCAAGGTGGTCTGTGTCGGCCGCAACTACGCGGAGCACGCCGCCGAGCACGGCAGCGAGGTGCCCAAGGAGCCGCTGCTCTTCCTGAAGCCGTCCACCTCGGTGATCGGGCCGCGCGACGCGATCCGGCTGCCGATCTTCTCCAAGCAGGTCGAACACGAGGCGGAGTTGGCCGTGGTGATCGGCGCGCCGGGGGCGCGCCGGGCCGACCGGGCCGCCGCCGAGCGGGCGATCTTCGGCTACACCTGCGCCAACGACGTCACCGCCCGGGACCTGCAGCGCTCGGACGGGCAGTGGACGCGGGCCAAGGGCTTCGACTCGTTCTGCCCGATCGGTCCGTGGATCACCACCGGGCTGGACGTCTCCGACCTGGAGATCCGGTGTGAGGTGGGCCGCAACCCCGACGAGATGGAGGTGCGCCAGCTCGGCCGGACGAAGGACATGGTCTTCGACGTGCCGGCCCTGGTGTCGTACATCTCGCACGTGATGACGCTGCTTCCCGGCGACGTGGTGCTGACCGGCACTCCGGCGGGGGTTAGCCCGCTCACCGAGGGGGATACGGTCACCGTGCGGATCGAGGGGATCGGCGAGCTCACCAACCCGGTGGTGCCGGTCGCCTGA
- a CDS encoding NUDIX hydrolase, translated as MTDEEPAGIRAAGGVAWRPAAGGAEVCLVHRPRYGDWSLPKGKLEPGEHPLAAAVREMAEETDVRAVPQVRLPTVRYRSEGRPKRVDYWSMRAVAAGGFQPDTEVDEVRWLPVDEAVRLVSYPHDAEVLAAFAALPPVTATVLLVRHAHAGKRGTWSGPDTGRPLDATGWAQAQALAELVALVRPARLLSAAARRCVQTLDPAAALLDLPIEVVGDFDEPRPGQQPDECALAAAAHLAALAAAGEPVAVCSQGKVLPGALERLAGRADDFTTPKGGGWLLAFTGDRLVAADRL; from the coding sequence GTGACGGACGAGGAGCCGGCGGGCATCCGGGCGGCGGGTGGGGTCGCCTGGCGGCCGGCTGCCGGCGGCGCCGAGGTCTGCCTCGTGCACCGGCCCCGGTACGGCGACTGGTCGCTGCCCAAGGGCAAGCTGGAGCCCGGCGAGCACCCGTTGGCCGCGGCGGTCCGCGAGATGGCCGAGGAGACCGACGTCCGGGCGGTGCCACAGGTCCGGCTGCCCACTGTCCGCTACCGCAGCGAGGGCCGTCCCAAGCGGGTGGACTACTGGTCGATGCGGGCGGTGGCCGCCGGCGGCTTCCAACCGGACACCGAGGTCGACGAGGTGCGCTGGCTCCCCGTCGACGAGGCGGTACGCCTGGTGAGCTATCCGCACGACGCCGAGGTGCTCGCCGCGTTCGCGGCGCTGCCGCCGGTGACCGCCACGGTGCTGCTGGTCCGGCACGCGCACGCCGGCAAGCGGGGCACCTGGTCCGGGCCGGACACCGGCCGGCCGCTGGACGCCACCGGGTGGGCCCAGGCGCAGGCGCTGGCCGAGCTGGTTGCCCTGGTCCGCCCGGCACGCCTGCTGTCCGCCGCGGCCCGCCGCTGCGTGCAGACATTGGACCCGGCCGCCGCCCTGCTGGACCTGCCGATCGAGGTGGTCGGCGACTTCGACGAGCCGAGACCCGGCCAGCAGCCGGACGAGTGCGCGCTGGCCGCCGCCGCGCACCTCGCAGCGCTGGCCGCCGCCGGCGAGCCGGTGGCGGTGTGCAGCCAGGGCAAGGTGCTGCCGGGCGCCCTGGAACGGCTGGCCGGGCGGGCCGACGACTTCACCACCCCGAAGGGCGGTGGCTGGCTGCTCGCCTTCACCGGCGACCGTCTGGTCGCCGCCGACCGGCTGTAG
- a CDS encoding IclR family transcriptional regulator yields MSGVGVLDKAVVILAACVDGASLAELVERTKLPRATAHRLAQALEIHRMLVRDTQGRWRPGPRLGELANAAPDVLLTAAEPLLAALRDATGESAQLYLRRADERICVAAAERASGLRDTVPVGSVLPMTAGSAAQILLAWEPPEAVMPLLPRSKYTGRTLAEVRRRGWAQSVAEREAGVASVSAPIRDRTGRVIAAISISGPIERLGRRPGERHAMAVVRAGQRLSGL; encoded by the coding sequence ATGAGCGGTGTCGGCGTCCTCGACAAGGCGGTGGTCATTCTGGCCGCCTGTGTCGACGGCGCCAGCCTGGCCGAACTCGTTGAACGCACCAAGCTGCCCCGGGCGACCGCGCACCGGCTGGCACAGGCGCTGGAGATCCACCGGATGCTGGTCCGGGACACCCAGGGGCGCTGGCGCCCGGGGCCCCGGCTCGGCGAGCTGGCCAACGCCGCGCCGGACGTGCTGCTGACCGCGGCGGAGCCGCTGCTCGCCGCGCTGCGCGACGCCACCGGCGAGAGCGCCCAGCTCTACCTGCGCCGGGCCGACGAGCGGATCTGCGTGGCCGCAGCGGAGCGGGCCAGCGGCCTGCGGGACACCGTGCCGGTGGGCTCGGTGCTGCCGATGACGGCGGGCTCGGCGGCGCAGATCCTGCTCGCCTGGGAGCCGCCGGAGGCGGTCATGCCGCTGCTTCCCCGTTCGAAGTACACCGGCCGCACCCTGGCCGAGGTACGCCGCCGCGGCTGGGCGCAGAGCGTCGCCGAGCGCGAGGCCGGTGTGGCGAGCGTCTCGGCCCCGATCCGCGACCGCACCGGCCGGGTGATCGCCGCGATCAGCATCTCCGGCCCCATCGAGCGCCTCGGCCGTCGCCCCGGCGAACGCCACGCCATGGCGGTGGTGAGAGCCGGCCAACGCCTCTCCGGCCTCTGA
- a CDS encoding RNA degradosome polyphosphate kinase: MSTPRKRPDRPPHVTDPAEPRNGARTRGVDGRFGTVRAPEEIPPREPDSPGADAAAAAAGLEEVLDPVTGPEHRPPAGVRVDEEPPQAPPLPEDRFLNRELSWLDFNARVLALAEDPRTPLLERAKFLAIFASNLDEFYMVRVAGLKRRLSAGLPVRGGDRLPLRTQLELIGEKTADLVARHAACFVDDVLPRLAEEDIRILRWSDLDDPERERLRTWFREHIFPVLTPLAVDPAHPFPYISGRSLNLAVSVRDPDGGSELFARVKVPNNVPRFVRVARDSPGVRFLPVEDLISVHLGQLFSGMHVVECHLFRVTRNAEVEVDEDRDEDLLQALERELARRRFGPPVRLEVAASISDHMLELLVRELDMHDQEVLRVPGLLDLSALWQVYGEADRPELKDPPFVPATHPRLAEGEVPRSVFATLRDGDVLVHHPYHSFATSVQRFIEQAAADPDVLAIKQTLYRTSGDSPIVDALVDAAAAGKQVVVLVELKARFDEVANIGWARTLERAGCHVVYGLVGLKTHCKTALVVRQEGNQIRRYCHIGTGNYHPKTARLYEDFGMLTADPEIGADLTDLFNVLTGYSRQTAYRRLLVAPQGIRSGLIERIEREIAHVRLGMPGLVQFKVNSLVDEEITDALYRASRAGVHVDLLIRGMCTLRPGVPGLSDNIRVRSILGRFLEHSRVFRFGNNGDAEFWMGSADLMHRNLDRRVEALVQVSDPVARAELDHVLSAAMSPEVDAFELAGDGTWTRRTGTDEVPLTHLQELLLRRVGGTAG; the protein is encoded by the coding sequence GTGAGCACCCCTCGCAAGCGCCCCGACCGACCGCCGCACGTCACTGACCCGGCCGAACCCCGCAACGGCGCCCGCACCCGCGGCGTCGACGGCCGCTTCGGCACCGTCCGCGCCCCGGAGGAGATCCCGCCCCGGGAACCCGACTCGCCCGGCGCCGACGCCGCGGCCGCCGCGGCCGGCCTGGAGGAGGTGCTCGACCCGGTCACCGGGCCGGAGCACCGCCCGCCGGCCGGTGTCCGCGTCGACGAGGAGCCGCCCCAGGCGCCGCCGCTGCCCGAGGACCGCTTCCTCAACCGGGAGCTCTCCTGGCTCGACTTCAACGCCCGGGTGCTGGCGCTGGCCGAGGACCCACGCACGCCGCTGCTGGAGCGGGCCAAGTTCCTGGCCATCTTCGCCAGCAACCTGGACGAGTTCTACATGGTGCGGGTGGCCGGGCTGAAGCGCCGGCTCTCCGCCGGACTGCCGGTCCGTGGTGGGGACCGGCTGCCGCTGCGGACCCAGTTGGAGCTGATCGGGGAGAAGACCGCCGACCTGGTGGCCCGGCACGCCGCCTGCTTCGTCGACGACGTGCTGCCGAGGCTGGCCGAGGAGGACATCCGGATCCTGCGCTGGAGCGACCTGGACGACCCGGAACGGGAGCGGCTGCGCACCTGGTTCCGGGAGCACATCTTCCCGGTGCTCACCCCGCTCGCCGTCGACCCGGCGCACCCGTTCCCGTACATCTCCGGTCGGTCGCTCAACCTGGCCGTGTCGGTCCGCGACCCGGACGGCGGCTCGGAGCTCTTCGCCCGGGTGAAGGTGCCCAACAACGTGCCGCGGTTCGTCCGGGTGGCCCGGGACTCCCCCGGCGTGCGGTTCCTGCCGGTGGAGGACCTCATCTCGGTGCACCTCGGGCAGCTCTTCTCCGGCATGCACGTGGTGGAGTGCCATCTGTTCCGGGTCACCCGCAACGCCGAGGTGGAGGTCGACGAGGACCGCGACGAGGACCTGCTCCAGGCCCTGGAGCGGGAGCTGGCCCGGCGCCGCTTCGGACCGCCGGTACGCCTGGAGGTCGCCGCCTCGATCTCCGACCACATGCTGGAGCTGCTCGTCCGCGAGCTGGACATGCACGACCAGGAGGTGCTGCGGGTGCCCGGCCTGCTCGACCTCTCGGCGCTCTGGCAGGTGTACGGCGAGGCCGACCGCCCCGAGCTCAAGGACCCGCCGTTCGTGCCGGCCACCCACCCCCGGCTCGCCGAGGGCGAGGTGCCGCGCAGCGTCTTCGCCACCCTGCGCGACGGGGACGTGCTGGTGCACCACCCGTACCACTCGTTCGCGACCAGCGTGCAGCGCTTCATCGAGCAGGCCGCCGCCGACCCGGACGTGCTGGCCATCAAGCAGACCCTGTACCGCACCAGCGGCGACTCCCCGATCGTCGACGCGCTGGTCGACGCGGCAGCCGCCGGCAAGCAGGTGGTGGTGCTGGTCGAGCTGAAGGCCCGCTTCGACGAGGTGGCCAACATCGGCTGGGCCCGGACGCTGGAACGTGCCGGCTGCCACGTCGTCTACGGCCTGGTCGGGCTGAAGACGCACTGCAAGACCGCCCTGGTGGTACGCCAGGAGGGCAACCAGATCCGCCGCTACTGCCACATCGGCACCGGCAACTACCACCCCAAGACGGCGCGGCTCTACGAGGACTTCGGCATGCTCACCGCCGACCCGGAGATTGGCGCCGACCTGACCGACCTGTTCAACGTGCTGACCGGGTACAGCCGGCAGACCGCGTACCGGCGGCTGCTGGTGGCCCCGCAGGGCATCCGCAGCGGCCTGATCGAGCGGATCGAGCGGGAGATCGCGCACGTCCGGCTCGGCATGCCGGGCCTGGTGCAGTTCAAGGTGAACTCGCTGGTCGACGAGGAGATCACCGACGCGCTGTACCGGGCGTCGCGGGCCGGCGTACACGTGGACCTGCTGATCCGGGGCATGTGCACGCTGCGCCCCGGGGTGCCGGGGCTGTCGGACAACATCCGGGTCCGCTCGATCCTCGGCCGGTTCCTGGAGCACTCGCGGGTCTTCCGGTTCGGCAACAACGGCGACGCCGAGTTCTGGATGGGCTCGGCCGACCTGATGCACCGCAACCTGGACCGCCGGGTGGAGGCGCTGGTGCAGGTGAGCGACCCGGTCGCCCGGGCCGAGCTGGACCACGTGCTGAGCGCCGCGATGAGCCCCGAGGTGGACGCGTTCGAGCTGGCCGGGGACGGGACCTGGACCCGGCGTACCGGCACCGACGAGGTGCCGCTGACGCATCTGCAGGAGTTGCTGCTGCGGCGGGTCGGCGGAACGGCCGGCTGA
- the arfB gene encoding alternative ribosome rescue aminoacyl-tRNA hydrolase ArfB produces MDDGLRVTDRLVVPSGELRERFSRSSGPGGQGVNTADSRVELSFDLAASPSLPEPLRERALERLAGRLVDGVLTIAASEHRAQLANREAARERMTALLREAVAPPPKPRRPTRPSRGAKERRLAEKKRRSQRKRDRRVDGD; encoded by the coding sequence ATGGACGACGGACTGCGGGTGACCGACCGGCTGGTGGTCCCCAGCGGCGAGCTGCGGGAGCGGTTCTCCCGCTCCTCCGGCCCGGGCGGGCAGGGCGTCAACACCGCCGACTCGCGAGTGGAGCTCAGTTTCGACCTGGCGGCCTCGCCCAGCCTGCCCGAGCCACTGCGCGAACGGGCGCTGGAACGGCTGGCCGGCCGGCTGGTCGACGGCGTGCTGACCATCGCCGCGAGCGAGCACCGGGCGCAGCTGGCGAACCGGGAGGCGGCCCGGGAGCGGATGACCGCCCTGCTGCGGGAGGCGGTCGCCCCGCCGCCGAAGCCGCGCCGCCCCACCCGCCCGTCCCGGGGCGCCAAGGAACGGCGGCTGGCCGAGAAGAAGCGCCGGTCCCAGCGCAAACGCGATCGCCGCGTCGACGGCGACTGA